One part of the Sciurus carolinensis chromosome 4, mSciCar1.2, whole genome shotgun sequence genome encodes these proteins:
- the LOC124983384 gene encoding olfactory receptor 6C4-like, which produces MKNQTFLTEFILLGLTDTPELQIILFIFLLLTYMFSIIGNLTIIILTLLDSHLQTPMYFFLQNFSFLEISFTSTFTPRLLFSISTGIKTISFAGCFTQYFFAIFFGATEFCLLTAMSYDRYVAICKPLHYTTIMNSRVCIQLVLCSWLCGFLIILFPIILTSQLEFCGSNVLNHYYCDYGPLVEISCSDTSLLELFDFILAVVTLGVTLVLVILSYTNIIRTILRIPSAQERKKAFSTCSSHMIVISLSYGSCIFMYIKPSVKEGVAFNKGVAMLNTSVAPLLNPFIYTLRNKQVKQAFKDMARKL; this is translated from the coding sequence atgaaaaaccaaactTTTCTGACAGAATTCATTCTTTTAGGACTAACAGACACCCCAGAGCTTCAGATTATCCTTTTCATATTCCTCCTCCTCACATACATGTTCAGCATCATTGGGAATCTGACCATCATCATCCTCACACTGCTGGACTCCCACCTACAGactcccatgtatttcttcctccaGAATTTCTCCTTCCTGGAAATTTCCTTTACCTCCACTTTCACACCTAGGCTGCTATTCAGCATCTCAACTGGGATTAAGACTATCAGCTTTGCTGGTTGCTTCACTCAGtatttctttgccattttctttggGGCCACTGAGTTTTGTCTTCTGACTGCCAtgtcctatgaccgctatgtggccatctgcaaaccccTGCATTATACCACCATCATGAACAGCAGGGTCTGCATCCAGCTAGTACTCTGCTCATGGCTGTGTGGCTTCCTGATCATCTTGTTCCCAATCATCTTGACCAGTCAGCTAGAATTCTGTGGGTCCAATGTACTGAATCATTATTATTGTGACTATGGACCCCTCGTGGAAATATCTTGCTCAGACACAAGTCTACTGGAACTGTTTGATTTTATCCTGGCAGTTGTAACGTTGGGGGTCACCCTGGTGCTGGTGATCCTCTCCTACACAAATATCATCAGGACCATTCTGAGGATCCCCTCCGCTCAGGAGAGGAAAAAGGCCTTTTCCACATGTTCTTCCCACATGATAGTCATCTCCCTCTCTTATGGAAGCTGCATCTTCATGTACATAAAGCCTTCAGTGAAAGAAGGAGTTGCCTTCAATAAGGGAGTAGCTATGCTCAATACATCAGTCGCCCCTTTACTCAACCCATTCATTTACACTCTGAGGAATAAACAGGTAAAACAAGCCTTCAAGGATATGGCCAGAAAATTGTGA